One genomic window of Sardina pilchardus chromosome 15, fSarPil1.1, whole genome shotgun sequence includes the following:
- the LOC134102221 gene encoding granzyme B(G,H)-like — protein sequence MGVATLLCLQLAAVMLLLGFSRAQGGYVGIVNGTVAKKDSRPYMVSVQRNKKHSCGGFLVSESFVMTAAHCITWGVNLTVVVGEHKITNQKSDTRIPVKYYHINPGFSPETFQNDIAILQLAGRAKRSKSVQWISIPEKDKDIKGAEVCSVAGWGATKTSGGENNLLLQADVVIMKREECRKLWKRYFSEKMLCANGKAGVCQGDSGGPLVCKNKAVGVVSFNEQDNCDKPKKPNVYTKISAYLPWIKSILKSVKH from the exons ATGGGTGTTGcaactctgctctgcctccagCTGGCAGCTGTTATGCTGTTGCTGGGTTTCTCTC GTGCCCAGGGTGGGTATGTGGGCATTGTGAATGGCACAGTAGCAAAAAAAGACTCCAGGCCCTACATGGTCTCTGTGCAGAGAAATAAGAAACATAGCTGTGGTGGCTTTCTGGTGTCTGAGTCATTTGTCATGACTGCAGCTCATTGTATCACTTG GGGAGTGAATTTGACTGTTGTGGTAGGAGAACACAAAATTACAAACCAGAAAAGTGATACAAGGATACCAGTGAAATACTACCATATCAATCCTGGATTTAGCCCTGAGACATTTCAGAATGACATTGCAATTCTACAG CTGGCAGGAAGAGCAAAACGGTCCAAATCTGTACAATGGATTTCTATTcctgagaaagacaaagacatcAAAGGGGCAGAGGTTTGTAGTGTGGCCGGATGGGGGGCAACGAAAACTAGTGGCGGTGAAAACAACCTCCTTCTCCAGGCAGATGTGGTTATCATGAAAAGAGAAGAGTGCAGGAAATTATGGAAAAGATACTTCAGTGAAAAAATGCTTTGTGCGAATGGTAAAGCAGGCGTTTGCCAG GGTGACTCGGGTGGCCCTCTGGTTTGCAAGAACAAGGCTGTGGGAGTAGTGTCGTTCAACGAGCAAGATAACTGTGATAAGCCAAAAAAGCCAAATGTTTACACAAAAATATCAGCATATCTGCCCTGGATAAAGAGTATTTTAAAGAGTGTCAAACACTGA
- the LOC134102050 gene encoding cathepsin G-like isoform X3, with the protein MRALHYHLMLLMMLLLHMHGCCAEKIINGRKVADKDMKFMASVQNNGKHVCGGFVIKPNFVLTAAHCEKGLTGNVSVVLGAHNIHKAEKKQQYYIRKEDKIIHKEYNRVIAGNDIMLLKLSGKIGKDVKTVKIPSSDDTKMRSGTKCLVAGWGITTKNTVTNRLQEAHVQVVNLQECQKKWNQRGINKTLPKNVMCAKRLKRSGPSQGDSGGPLVCNGLAVGIVSFNLHESYPQIIPDVYTQISKFLPWIKSKIGPCFDWQDPYVE; encoded by the exons ATGCGTGCCCTGCACTATCACCTGATGCTTTTGATGATGCTGCTTCTGCACATGCATG GCTGTTGTGCTGAGAAGATCATTAATGGGAGGAAGGTAGCAGATAAAGACATGAAGTTCATGGCATCAGTGCAGAACAATGGAAAGCATGTCTGTGGAGGCTTTGTCATTAAGCCCAACTTTGTACTGACTGCAGCACACTGCGAAAAAGG GCTCACTGGCAATGTGAGTGTTGTTCTCGGGGCACACAATATACATAAAGCGGAGAAAAAACAGCAATACTATATCAGAAAAGAAGACAAAATCATCCACAAAGAGTACAATAGAGTCATAGCTGGAAATGACATCATGCTGTTGAAG CTGTCAGGGAAAATTGGCAAAGATGTGAAAACAGTGAAAATCCCATCATCTGATGACACGAAGATGAGAAGTGGCACAAAGTGCTTGGTCGCCGGTTGGGGAATAACAACTAAGAATACTGTCACAAATCGGCTTCAGGAGGCCCATGTCCAAGTCGTCAATTTACAAGAGTGCCAGAAAAAATGGAATCAGAGGGGCATTAACAAGACACTTCCAAAAAATGTGATGTGTGCCAAAAGGCTCAAAAGGAGTGGTCCAAGTCAG GGAGACTCGGGAGGTCCATTAGTGTGCAATGGCCTGGCTGTTGGTATAGTGTCATTCAACCTGCATGAAAGCTATCCACAGATCATCCCTGATGTTTACACTCAAATCTCAAAGTTCCTGCCATGGATCAAAAGCAAAATTGGGCCCTGTTTTGATTGGCAAGATCCTTATGTTGAGTAA